From Pseudomonas alcaligenes, a single genomic window includes:
- a CDS encoding crotonase/enoyl-CoA hydratase family protein: protein MSLLVEKNAAVTTLILNRPEVRNAVDRPTADALAAALREFERDESARVAVLTGAGGCFCAGADLAAVAEGGARSNRLQEGGDAPMGPSRMLLSKPLIAAIEGHAVAGGLELALLADLRVMAADALLGVFCRRFGVPLIDGGTVRLPRIVGQGRALDLILTGRAVAAEEALQMGLVNRVVATGSARAVAEQLAAQISAFPQLCMLTDRASVYGQWELPLDAALRAEFRGGLAVVESGETHAGAQRFRAGAGRHGDFGKPQS, encoded by the coding sequence ATGAGCCTGCTGGTCGAGAAGAATGCTGCGGTCACCACCCTGATCCTCAATCGCCCCGAGGTACGCAACGCCGTCGACCGGCCGACCGCCGATGCACTGGCCGCCGCCCTGCGCGAGTTCGAGCGTGATGAGTCGGCGCGGGTGGCGGTGCTCACCGGCGCCGGCGGCTGCTTCTGCGCCGGTGCCGACCTGGCTGCCGTGGCCGAAGGCGGCGCGCGCAGCAACCGCCTGCAGGAAGGCGGCGATGCGCCCATGGGGCCGAGCCGCATGCTGCTGAGCAAGCCGCTGATCGCCGCCATCGAGGGCCACGCGGTGGCCGGCGGCCTGGAGCTGGCGTTGCTCGCCGACCTGCGGGTGATGGCGGCGGATGCCTTGCTCGGGGTGTTCTGCCGGCGCTTCGGCGTGCCGCTGATAGATGGCGGCACGGTGCGCCTGCCGCGTATCGTCGGCCAGGGCCGGGCGCTGGATCTGATCCTCACCGGGCGCGCAGTGGCGGCCGAGGAGGCCTTGCAGATGGGCCTGGTCAATCGCGTGGTGGCCACTGGCAGCGCGCGGGCGGTGGCCGAGCAACTGGCGGCGCAGATCTCGGCATTCCCGCAGCTGTGCATGCTTACCGACCGCGCCAGCGTCTACGGGCAGTGGGAGCTGCCGCTGGATGCGGCGCTGCGGGCGGAGTTTCGCGGCGGCTTGGCGGTGGTGGAGAGCGGGGAGACCCATGCCGGTGCCCAGCGCTTTCGCGCGGGAGCGGGCCGGCACGGGGATTTCGGCAAACCGCAGAGCTGA
- a CDS encoding SDR family oxidoreductase, translating to MSDAVRFEDKVVIVTGAGGGLGRAHALLFAKHGARVVVNDLGGSAHGEGANASAADKVVAEIRAAGGTAVANHDSVTDGGKIVQNALDAFGRVDVVVNNAGILRDKSFVKMEDADWDLVYKVHVEGAYKVTHAAWPHLREQNFGRVIFTASTSGIYGNFGQSNYGMAKLGLYGLTRTLAIEGRKNNVLVNAIAPTGGTRMTEGLIPPQVFEQLKPELVSPLVVYLGSEQCKDTGGLYEVGGGWIGKVRWERSLGAGFDPQAGFSPDDVAASWKQIGDFEGAVHPDDNVTALREMMANLQKHAR from the coding sequence ATGAGTGATGCCGTTCGTTTCGAAGACAAAGTGGTGATCGTCACCGGCGCCGGCGGCGGTCTCGGCCGTGCCCATGCCCTGCTGTTCGCCAAACACGGCGCGCGCGTGGTGGTCAACGATCTGGGCGGCAGCGCCCATGGCGAAGGTGCCAATGCCTCGGCGGCAGACAAGGTGGTTGCGGAAATTCGTGCCGCTGGCGGCACCGCTGTGGCCAACCATGACTCGGTGACCGACGGCGGCAAGATCGTGCAGAACGCCCTGGACGCCTTCGGTCGCGTCGACGTGGTGGTCAACAACGCCGGCATCCTGCGCGACAAGTCCTTCGTCAAGATGGAAGACGCCGACTGGGATCTGGTCTACAAGGTGCACGTCGAGGGCGCCTACAAGGTGACCCACGCCGCCTGGCCGCACCTGCGCGAGCAGAACTTCGGCCGGGTGATCTTCACTGCGTCCACCTCGGGCATCTACGGCAACTTCGGCCAGTCCAACTACGGCATGGCCAAGCTCGGCCTGTACGGCCTGACCCGTACTCTGGCCATCGAGGGGCGCAAGAACAACGTGCTGGTCAACGCCATCGCCCCCACCGGCGGCACGCGCATGACCGAAGGCCTGATCCCGCCGCAGGTGTTCGAGCAGCTCAAGCCGGAGCTGGTCAGCCCGCTGGTGGTGTACCTTGGCAGCGAGCAGTGCAAGGACACCGGCGGCCTCTACGAAGTGGGCGGTGGCTGGATCGGCAAGGTGCGCTGGGAGCGCAGCCTGGGTGCCGGTTTCGACCCGCAGGCCGGTTTCAGCCCGGACGACGTGGCCGCCAGCTGGAAGCAGATCGGCGACTTCGAGGGGGCGGTGCACCCGGACGACAACGTCACCGCCCTGCGCGAGATGATGGCCAACCTGCAGAAACACGCGCGCTGA
- a CDS encoding DUF1569 domain-containing protein — translation MQRRTVLKGAAVGGVAVLGAGFWALPTGAAPAALSLEGAQQTLAGLAGRELVSRQGWSPSEVFNHCAQSIDFSIDGYPELKPNWFRHSIGPLAFSVFSARGAMRHPLHEAIPGAGPLLEPATTAAALARLQAAFARFAAHTGELQPHFAYGALSHAEYAQAHVLHLYNHLSLIGEANQPA, via the coding sequence ATGCAGCGACGTACCGTCTTGAAGGGAGCCGCAGTAGGCGGCGTGGCAGTGCTGGGGGCCGGCTTCTGGGCCTTGCCGACGGGGGCGGCACCCGCTGCACTGAGCCTGGAAGGGGCGCAGCAGACCCTGGCCGGCCTGGCCGGGCGTGAGCTGGTCAGCCGCCAGGGCTGGAGCCCGAGCGAGGTGTTCAACCACTGCGCGCAGAGCATCGACTTCTCGATTGATGGTTACCCCGAACTGAAGCCGAACTGGTTCCGCCACAGTATCGGGCCGCTGGCCTTCAGCGTGTTCAGTGCCCGTGGCGCCATGCGTCACCCACTGCACGAGGCCATTCCTGGCGCCGGCCCGCTGCTCGAGCCGGCCACTACCGCTGCTGCCCTGGCGCGCCTGCAGGCCGCCTTCGCCCGTTTCGCCGCGCACACCGGCGAGCTACAGCCGCACTTCGCCTATGGCGCCCTCAGTCATGCGGAATATGCCCAGGCCCATGTGCTGCACCTGTACAACCACCTGAGTCTGATCGGCGAAGCCAATCAGCCTGCCTGA
- a CDS encoding alpha/beta fold hydrolase has translation MTALPGIALDEWRAQGQGFSFKGHAIRYWVAGPVDAEPLLLIHGFPTASWDWHYLWQPLAAKYRVIACDMLGFGYSAKPRGHDYSLLEQADLQQALLVHLNIAGAVHVLAHDYGDSVAQELVARHQGGRLQLASCVFLNGGLFPETHRPVLTQKLLLSPLGPLLGKLFSRAKLKANLTQVFGPQTPPSEAELDAFWALITHNDGPAVMHRLIRYILDRRVNRERWVTAMQKTALPMRVIDGALDPISGAHMVARYRELIESPDTVLLAAIGHYPQTEAPAEVLEHYLQFRDRLEAKTCSDVPS, from the coding sequence GTGACGGCGCTGCCAGGCATTGCCCTGGATGAGTGGCGGGCGCAGGGGCAGGGGTTCAGCTTCAAGGGCCACGCCATTCGTTACTGGGTGGCGGGGCCGGTGGATGCCGAGCCGCTGTTGCTGATCCACGGTTTCCCCACGGCCAGCTGGGACTGGCACTACCTGTGGCAGCCGCTGGCGGCCAAGTACCGGGTGATCGCCTGCGACATGCTCGGTTTCGGCTATTCGGCCAAGCCGCGCGGGCATGACTACAGCCTGCTGGAGCAGGCCGACCTGCAGCAGGCGCTGCTGGTGCACCTGAACATAGCCGGGGCGGTGCATGTACTGGCCCATGACTATGGCGACAGCGTGGCCCAGGAGCTGGTCGCCCGCCATCAGGGCGGGCGGCTGCAACTGGCCAGCTGCGTGTTCCTCAATGGCGGCCTGTTCCCCGAAACCCACCGCCCGGTGCTGACCCAGAAGCTGCTGCTCAGCCCACTGGGGCCGCTGCTCGGCAAACTGTTCTCGCGGGCCAAGCTGAAGGCCAACCTGACCCAGGTATTCGGCCCGCAGACGCCACCCAGCGAGGCCGAGCTGGATGCCTTCTGGGCGCTGATCACGCATAACGACGGGCCGGCGGTGATGCACCGGCTGATCCGCTACATCCTCGATCGCCGGGTCAACCGCGAACGCTGGGTGACGGCGATGCAGAAAACGGCGCTGCCCATGCGGGTGATCGACGGTGCCCTCGACCCGATTTCCGGGGCGCACATGGTGGCGCGCTATCGCGAGCTGATCGAGAGCCCGGACACGGTTTTGCTGGCAGCCATAGGCCACTATCCGCAGACCGAGGCACCCGCAGAGGTGCTCGAACACTACCTGCAATTCCGTGACCGGCTGGAGGCCAAAACATGCAGCGACGTACCGTCTTGA
- a CDS encoding class II aldolase/adducin family protein has protein sequence MNAPLSLPNVKNQVSAAEWQTRVDLAACYRLIALYGWDDLIFTHISAKIPGTEEFLINPYGLMFHEITASSLVKIDLAGNKLMDSPFDINPAGYTIHSAVHEVRHDVACVLHIHTAAGIAVSAQKNGLLPLSQQSLFVLASLAYHGYEGVALNHDEKARLQADLGDKNFMILPNHGLLTAFGSIADAFLGMFTLQRACEAQIMAQSGGGELIHIPQQILDGARAMIAGVMRSPQGMGGSLPWPALLRKLDMQMPGYAE, from the coding sequence GTGAACGCTCCGCTCAGCTTGCCCAATGTGAAGAACCAGGTCTCCGCTGCCGAATGGCAGACCCGCGTCGATCTGGCCGCCTGCTACCGGCTGATCGCCCTGTACGGCTGGGACGACCTGATCTTCACCCATATCTCGGCGAAGATCCCCGGCACCGAAGAGTTCCTGATCAACCCCTACGGCCTGATGTTCCACGAGATCACCGCCTCGAGCCTGGTGAAGATCGACCTGGCCGGCAACAAACTGATGGACAGCCCGTTCGACATCAACCCGGCCGGCTACACCATCCACAGTGCCGTGCACGAGGTGCGCCACGACGTGGCCTGCGTGCTGCACATCCACACCGCCGCCGGCATCGCCGTATCCGCGCAGAAAAATGGCCTGCTGCCGCTGTCGCAGCAGTCGCTGTTCGTGCTGGCCAGCCTGGCCTACCACGGCTACGAAGGCGTGGCCCTGAACCACGACGAGAAGGCCCGTCTGCAGGCCGATCTGGGCGACAAGAACTTCATGATCCTGCCCAACCACGGCCTGCTCACCGCTTTCGGCAGCATCGCCGACGCCTTCCTCGGCATGTTCACCCTGCAGCGTGCCTGCGAGGCGCAGATCATGGCGCAGAGCGGTGGCGGCGAGCTGATCCACATTCCGCAGCAGATTCTCGACGGCGCCCGGGCGATGATCGCCGGGGTGATGCGCAGCCCGCAGGGCATGGGCGGTTCGCTGCCGTGGCCGGCGCTGCTGCGCAAGCTCGATATGCAGATGCCGGGTTACGCCGAGTGA
- a CDS encoding cupin domain-containing protein: MHPRAVELIRELQLVAHPEGGYYRRLFTSAQRDAAGRAASSAILFLLPGGAVSRWHRVDADELWHYHEGAPLQLLVGDTADAVRCERLGPVAAEQLPQRVVPAQAWQAARSLGEFTLVGCTVAPEFRFENFRLLADDPAEQARWPLLAGTYPELL, encoded by the coding sequence ATGCACCCGCGCGCCGTCGAGCTGATCCGCGAGCTGCAGCTGGTTGCCCATCCCGAGGGCGGCTATTACCGGCGCCTGTTCACCTCGGCCCAGCGCGATGCCGCGGGCCGTGCTGCGTCCAGCGCCATCCTGTTCCTCCTGCCGGGCGGCGCGGTGAGTCGCTGGCACCGGGTGGATGCCGACGAGCTGTGGCATTACCACGAAGGCGCGCCGCTGCAGCTGTTGGTCGGGGATACGGCGGATGCCGTGCGCTGTGAGCGACTCGGCCCGGTGGCGGCCGAGCAGTTGCCGCAGCGGGTGGTGCCGGCCCAGGCCTGGCAGGCGGCACGCAGCCTCGGCGAGTTCACCCTGGTGGGCTGCACGGTGGCGCCGGAGTTTCGCTTCGAGAACTTCCGCCTGCTGGCCGATGACCCGGCCGAGCAGGCGCGCTGGCCGCTACTGGCAGGCACCTATCCCGAGCTGCTGTGA
- a CDS encoding flavodoxin translates to MKVAILSGSVYGAAEEVAQRAVEVLKGAGFEPWHKAGVKFDEVLAFAPEAVLVVTSTTGMGELPGNLQELYFTLRDRFPAWAGLPGAVLALGDSSYDVFCGGGEQMRELLLELGVREVLPMLRLDASESVTPEDDAMPWLNELAEALKS, encoded by the coding sequence ATGAAAGTCGCCATTCTCTCCGGGTCGGTCTACGGTGCTGCCGAGGAGGTTGCCCAGCGCGCCGTCGAGGTGCTCAAGGGCGCCGGTTTCGAGCCCTGGCACAAGGCCGGGGTGAAGTTCGACGAGGTGCTGGCCTTTGCCCCCGAGGCGGTGCTGGTGGTGACCTCGACCACCGGCATGGGCGAGCTGCCGGGCAACCTGCAGGAGCTGTATTTCACCCTGCGCGACCGCTTCCCGGCCTGGGCCGGCCTGCCGGGCGCGGTACTGGCCCTGGGGGATTCCAGCTACGACGTGTTCTGCGGCGGTGGCGAGCAGATGCGCGAGCTGCTGCTGGAGCTGGGTGTGCGCGAGGTGCTGCCGATGCTGCGCCTGGACGCCAGCGAATCGGTGACCCCGGAAGACGACGCCATGCCCTGGCTGAATGAGCTGGCCGAGGCATTGAAAAGCTGA
- a CDS encoding PAS domain-containing protein, whose translation MIDAKLLQLVVDASNDGIVVAEQEGEDNILIYANAAFERLTGYSSDDILYQDCRFLQGDDRNQLGLAAIREAIRSQKPCRQIIRNYRKDGSAFWNELSITPVFNEGDQLTYFIGIQKNVSAEIEARQRIVELEAEVSRLKSELAALQAPR comes from the coding sequence ATGATCGACGCCAAACTGCTGCAACTGGTGGTAGATGCCTCCAACGACGGGATAGTCGTGGCCGAGCAGGAAGGCGAGGACAATATCCTGATCTACGCCAATGCCGCCTTCGAGCGCCTCACCGGCTACAGCAGCGACGACATCCTCTACCAGGATTGCCGCTTTCTGCAGGGCGACGACCGCAACCAGCTGGGCCTGGCAGCGATTCGCGAGGCGATTCGCAGCCAGAAGCCGTGCCGGCAGATCATCCGCAACTACCGCAAGGACGGCAGTGCGTTCTGGAACGAACTGTCGATCACCCCGGTGTTCAACGAGGGCGATCAGCTCACCTATTTCATCGGCATCCAGAAGAACGTCAGCGCCGAAATAGAGGCCAGGCAGCGGATTGTGGAACTTGAGGCCGAGGTCAGCCGTCTGAAGAGCGAACTCGCGGCATTACAGGCGCCCCGCTAG
- a CDS encoding PilZ domain-containing protein, giving the protein MPEHNTLSSEELDFLRQVFSSQLIGNPLQLPAFKVDGGPQANALLGRLGLHAQLSLEAQLGNYRMSFPLQLVEDEMHSLQLELGAPSIFEEGAVRRPWRLTLPTPLPLLDEHGQATALRVHEISPGGLLVSSQTPGTPLPELFSLWLPLPGREPMPVSGRCIRRTSPQRAAYRLLLNHREHSERIRQYIFEQYRQRHPQLQIAG; this is encoded by the coding sequence ATGCCCGAGCACAACACCCTGTCCAGTGAAGAACTGGACTTCCTCCGCCAGGTGTTCAGCAGTCAGCTGATCGGCAACCCCCTGCAGCTGCCCGCCTTCAAGGTCGATGGTGGCCCCCAGGCCAATGCCCTGCTCGGCCGCCTGGGTCTGCACGCCCAGCTGAGCCTGGAAGCGCAACTGGGCAATTACCGCATGAGTTTCCCCCTGCAGCTGGTGGAAGACGAAATGCACAGCCTGCAGCTGGAACTGGGCGCCCCGAGCATTTTCGAGGAAGGCGCCGTGCGCCGCCCCTGGCGCCTGACGCTGCCCACCCCGCTGCCGCTGCTCGACGAACACGGCCAGGCCACCGCGCTGCGGGTACACGAGATATCCCCTGGCGGCCTGCTGGTCAGCAGCCAGACGCCCGGCACTCCGCTTCCCGAGCTGTTCAGCCTCTGGCTGCCCCTGCCGGGACGCGAGCCGATGCCGGTCAGCGGCCGCTGCATTCGCCGCACCAGCCCACAGCGCGCCGCCTATCGCCTGCTGCTGAACCACCGCGAGCACAGCGAACGCATTCGCCAGTACATCTTCGAACAGTATCGCCAGCGCCACCCGCAACTGCAGATCGCCGGCTGA
- the ahpC gene encoding alkyl hydroperoxide reductase subunit C, translating into MSLINTQVQPFSANAFHNGEFIQVTEQSLKGKWSVLIFMPAAFTFNCPTEIEDAANNYAEFQKAGAEVYIVTTDTHFSHKVWHETSPAVGKAQFPLIGDPTHALTNAFGVHIPEEGLALRGTFVINPEGVIKTLEIHSNEIARDVSETLRKLKAAQYTAANPGQVCPAKWKEGEKTLAPSLDLVGKI; encoded by the coding sequence ATGTCTCTGATCAACACCCAGGTTCAGCCGTTCAGCGCCAACGCTTTCCACAACGGCGAGTTCATCCAGGTTACCGAGCAGTCCCTGAAGGGCAAATGGTCGGTTCTGATCTTCATGCCGGCAGCCTTCACCTTCAACTGCCCGACCGAAATCGAAGACGCCGCCAACAACTACGCCGAGTTCCAGAAAGCTGGCGCCGAAGTGTACATCGTCACCACCGACACCCACTTCTCCCACAAGGTCTGGCACGAAACCTCGCCGGCCGTTGGCAAGGCTCAGTTCCCGCTGATCGGTGACCCGACCCACGCCCTGACCAACGCTTTCGGCGTGCACATCCCGGAAGAAGGCCTGGCCCTGCGCGGCACCTTCGTGATCAACCCGGAAGGCGTGATCAAGACCCTGGAAATCCACTCCAACGAAATCGCTCGCGACGTCTCCGAGACCCTGCGCAAGCTGAAAGCCGCTCAGTACACCGCCGCCAACCCGGGCCAAGTCTGCCCGGCCAAGTGGAAAGAAGGCGAGAAGACCCTGGCTCCGTCCCTGGATCTGGTTGGCAAGATCTAA
- the ahpF gene encoding alkyl hydroperoxide reductase subunit F has product MLDASLKTQLQAYLEKVTQPFEIVASLDDGEKSQELLGLLQDIVGLTDKISLKTDGSDARRPSFALVRPGADIGVSFAGIPMGHEFTSLVLALLQVGGHPSKLDAETIAQIQAIEGTFEFETYFSLSCQNCPDVVQALNLMAVLNPNIRNVSIDGALFQEEVERRQIMAVPSIYLNGEVFASGRMEVKEILAKIDTKAGSRDAEKMSAKEAFDVLVIGGGPAGAAAAIYAARKGIRTAIAAERFGGQVLDTMAIENFISVKETEGPKLVRALEEHVKEYEVDIMNLQRASALVPASSEGGLHEVKFDNGASLKAKTVILSTGARWREMGVPGEQEYKAKGVCFCPHCDGPLFKGKRVAVIGGGNSGVEAAIDLAGLVSHVTLLEFADTLRADAVLQKKLYSLANVTVIKSAQTTEVKGDGQKVTGLVYKDRTSDAVHTVELEGIFVQIGLLPNSDWLKGTVELSRFGEIIVDAKGATNIPGVFAAGDVTTVPYKQIVIAMGEGSKASLSAFDHLIRHS; this is encoded by the coding sequence ATGTTGGATGCCAGTCTTAAAACCCAGTTGCAGGCCTACCTCGAGAAGGTCACCCAGCCGTTCGAGATCGTCGCTTCCCTCGATGACGGCGAAAAGTCCCAGGAACTGCTCGGACTGCTGCAAGACATCGTCGGCCTGACCGACAAGATCAGCCTCAAGACCGATGGCAGCGATGCGCGCCGTCCGTCCTTCGCCCTGGTTCGCCCGGGCGCCGATATCGGCGTCAGCTTCGCCGGTATCCCCATGGGCCACGAGTTCACCTCGCTGGTGCTGGCCCTGCTGCAGGTCGGTGGCCACCCGTCCAAGCTGGATGCCGAGACCATCGCGCAGATCCAGGCCATCGAAGGCACCTTCGAGTTCGAGACCTACTTCTCGCTGTCCTGCCAGAACTGCCCGGACGTGGTGCAGGCGCTGAACCTGATGGCCGTGCTCAACCCCAACATCCGCAACGTCTCCATCGACGGCGCGCTGTTCCAGGAAGAAGTCGAGCGCCGCCAAATCATGGCCGTGCCGAGCATCTACCTGAATGGCGAAGTGTTCGCCTCGGGCCGCATGGAAGTGAAGGAAATCCTCGCCAAGATCGACACCAAGGCCGGTAGCCGCGATGCCGAGAAGATGAGCGCCAAGGAAGCCTTCGACGTACTGGTCATCGGGGGCGGCCCGGCCGGCGCCGCGGCGGCCATCTACGCCGCGCGCAAGGGCATCCGCACCGCCATCGCCGCCGAGCGCTTCGGTGGCCAGGTGCTGGACACCATGGCCATCGAGAACTTCATCTCGGTGAAGGAAACCGAAGGGCCGAAACTGGTGCGTGCCCTGGAAGAGCACGTCAAGGAATACGAAGTCGACATCATGAACCTGCAGCGTGCTTCCGCCCTGGTTCCGGCCAGCAGCGAAGGCGGCCTGCACGAGGTCAAGTTCGACAACGGCGCTTCGCTCAAGGCCAAGACCGTGATCCTCTCCACCGGCGCGCGCTGGCGCGAGATGGGCGTCCCCGGCGAGCAGGAATACAAGGCCAAGGGCGTGTGCTTCTGCCCGCACTGCGACGGCCCGCTGTTCAAGGGCAAACGCGTGGCGGTGATCGGCGGCGGCAACTCCGGCGTCGAAGCGGCCATCGACCTGGCCGGCCTGGTCAGCCATGTGACTCTGCTGGAGTTCGCCGACACCCTGCGTGCCGACGCCGTGCTGCAGAAGAAGCTGTACAGCCTGGCCAACGTCACCGTGATCAAGAGCGCGCAGACCACCGAGGTCAAGGGCGACGGGCAGAAAGTCACCGGCCTGGTGTACAAGGATCGCACCAGCGACGCCGTACACACGGTCGAGCTGGAAGGCATCTTCGTGCAGATCGGCCTGCTGCCCAACAGCGACTGGCTGAAAGGCACAGTCGAACTGAGCCGCTTCGGTGAGATCATCGTCGACGCCAAGGGCGCCACCAACATCCCCGGCGTGTTTGCCGCCGGCGACGTGACCACCGTGCCGTACAAGCAGATCGTCATCGCCATGGGCGAAGGTTCGAAGGCCTCGCTCTCCGCCTTCGACCATCTGATCCGCCACAGCTGA
- a CDS encoding DUF3820 family protein, whose product MNPEDLLLLVTRTMPFGKYKDRLLADLPGHYLNWFAREGFPKGEIGRLLALMQEIDHNGLKPLLDPLRQRQPRQ is encoded by the coding sequence ATGAACCCCGAAGACCTCCTCCTGCTGGTGACCCGTACCATGCCGTTCGGCAAGTACAAGGATCGCCTGCTCGCCGACCTGCCCGGCCACTACCTCAACTGGTTCGCCCGCGAGGGTTTCCCCAAGGGCGAGATCGGCCGCCTGCTGGCCCTGATGCAGGAGATCGACCACAACGGCCTCAAGCCGCTGCTCGACCCGCTGCGCCAGCGCCAGCCGCGCCAATGA
- a CDS encoding SDR family oxidoreductase: protein MHSYFSLQGRTALVTGGTRGIGRMIAQGFLEAGARVFICARDGAACIQTAEELSVYGECIGLAADLSSEEGAKALAAELGSRLQQLDILVNNAGTTWGAPLESYPVKGWEKVMQLNVTSVFSCIQQLLPLLRKAGNAQSPARVINIGSVAGISSFGEQAYAYGPSKAALHQLSRLLARELVGEHINVNVIAPGRFPSKMTKHIAQDEAAMAEDVAHIPMQRWGREEEMAALAISLASAAGAYMTGNIIPIDGGFSL from the coding sequence ATGCACTCCTACTTCAGCCTGCAGGGCCGCACCGCCCTGGTTACCGGCGGCACCCGCGGCATCGGCCGGATGATCGCCCAGGGCTTCCTCGAAGCCGGCGCGCGGGTGTTCATCTGTGCCCGTGACGGCGCCGCCTGCATCCAGACCGCCGAGGAACTGTCGGTGTATGGCGAGTGCATCGGCCTGGCCGCCGACCTGTCCAGCGAGGAAGGCGCCAAGGCCCTGGCCGCCGAACTGGGCAGCCGTCTGCAGCAGCTGGATATCCTGGTCAACAACGCCGGCACCACCTGGGGCGCACCGCTGGAAAGCTACCCGGTGAAAGGCTGGGAAAAGGTCATGCAGCTCAACGTCACCTCGGTATTCAGCTGCATCCAGCAACTGCTGCCGCTACTGCGCAAGGCCGGCAACGCGCAGAGCCCGGCGCGGGTGATCAACATCGGCTCGGTGGCCGGCATCAGCTCGTTCGGCGAACAGGCCTACGCCTACGGCCCGAGCAAGGCGGCGCTGCACCAGCTGTCGCGCCTGCTGGCCCGCGAGCTGGTCGGCGAGCACATCAACGTCAACGTGATCGCCCCCGGGCGCTTCCCGAGCAAGATGACCAAGCACATCGCCCAGGACGAAGCGGCCATGGCCGAGGACGTCGCGCATATCCCCATGCAGCGCTGGGGCCGCGAGGAAGAAATGGCCGCACTGGCGATCAGCCTGGCCAGTGCCGCAGGCGCCTACATGACCGGCAACATCATCCCCATCGACGGTGGCTTCAGCCTGTAA